In Planctomonas sp. JC2975, the genomic stretch AGAACGCGGCGGGAGGCAGGGTGGTGACGGCGCCCACGAACGGAGCGGCAGGCATCCTTCCGGCCGTGCTCGAGTTCCACCTGCGCTTCAATCCGAAGGCGAAGCCGGAGGACACGCGCACGTTCCTGCTCACGGCGGCAGCGGTGGGCAGCATCCTCAAGGCGAACGCGTCGATCTCCGGAGCGGAGGGCGGATGCCAGGCCGAGGTGGGATCCGCGTGCGCGATGGCCGCCGCCGGCCTGTGCGCCGTGCTCGGCGGCTCGCCCGCCCAGGTGGAGAACGCGGCGGAGATCGCGGTGGAGCACCACCTGGGACTCACGTGCGATCCGGTCGGCGGGCTGGTGCAGATCCCGTGCATCGAGCGGAATGCGATCGCCTCCTCGACGGCGGTGTCGGCGGCGCGCCTCGCGCTGAGCGGAGACGGGCACCACATCGTGCCGTTGGACGTCGCGATCAAGACCATGCGCGACACGGGCGCCGACATGAGCGACCGCTACAAGGAAACGAGCGCTGCGGGCCTCGCCGTGAACGTCATCGAGTGCTGAGTCGGCTCAGCTGTGCACGCCGGGGAGTGCACCGAACCGACCCGCAGACCGCTTCGACGAGCTCAGCCGGCGGTGTGCGACTCGCGGATGCCGCCAGTCGCGAGGGCGAGCATCCGCTCGAGGTCGTCGTCCGAGTCGCCACGACGCTGAGAGCCCCACGCCACTGACGACACGAGCAGGAACACGTCGCGATAGTCGATATCGCCGTGCAGGGCGCCGACGGCCTTGGCGCGATCGACCAGCACGGACGTCGTCTGCGTCAGCGGCTGGCAGGTGTTGCGCAGGGGCGAATCCTCTTGGCGGAAAGCCTCCGCGATCGACTCCGGCAGGTTGTCGTAGGTGCGCAGGTGGCCGGCGAGGGCGAGCATCCACTCGTCGAGGGCCGCGGAGGGATCATCGGATGCGCGCAGCCGTTCCGCCAGCGCGGCCAGCCTGTCG encodes the following:
- a CDS encoding TetR/AcrR family transcriptional regulator, whose protein sequence is MGSATAIAQRPMRADAQRNYDRIVEVASDAFAERGVLTSLDDIACRAGVGPGTLYRHFPTRDGLIAAALGGSLDRLAALAERLRASDDPSAALDEWMLALAGHLRTYDNLPESIAEAFRQEDSPLRNTCQPLTQTTSVLVDRAKAVGALHGDIDYRDVFLLVSSVAWGSQRRGDSDDDLERMLALATGGIRESHTAG